In Zunongwangia profunda SM-A87, the following proteins share a genomic window:
- a CDS encoding MarR family winged helix-turn-helix transcriptional regulator: protein MKTEEILKTDHLKDTKKLVINIMLCADKATTMMNESLKPHEISIQQFNVLRILRGQKGTPANLSTIQERMVNKMSNTTRLVDKLIHKNLVERFVCKENRRKIEIIITKEGLKLLEILDPIIDHLEDNFSNSITKEELLTLNQLLEKVRN, encoded by the coding sequence ATGAAGACTGAAGAGATTTTAAAAACAGACCATCTTAAAGACACCAAGAAACTGGTTATTAATATCATGCTTTGTGCCGACAAAGCAACCACAATGATGAACGAGTCACTTAAACCCCATGAAATCTCTATACAACAATTTAATGTTTTACGCATTTTACGGGGACAAAAAGGAACTCCCGCAAATCTTAGTACTATACAGGAGCGAATGGTAAATAAAATGAGTAACACCACCAGACTGGTAGATAAACTTATCCATAAGAATCTTGTTGAACGATTTGTTTGTAAAGAAAACCGCCGAAAAATTGAAATCATTATCACTAAAGAAGGCTTAAAACTACTAGAGATCCTAGACCCAATAATAGACCATCTGGAAGATAACTTCTCTAACTCTATTACGAAAGAAGAATTATTAACATTAAACCAGCTACTTGAAAAAGTTAGAAATTAA
- a CDS encoding anthranilate synthase component I family protein: MYTLKTNYKKLLADTITPVSVYLKVRDKYPNSLLLESSDYHANKNSFSYICCNPVASIRVQNEEILEEYPDGTSKTTKISSEINLPEKIQDFGKLFDTEESDFKFINNGLFGYISYDGVRYFEDINITKKKGDLELPDMYYAVYQNIIAINHFNNQAFIFNHSYSDDNKIEEIEQLISVKNFATYDFHREGETQSNLTDKEFIEQVKFGKKHCHRGDVFQIVLSRRFSQKFKGDEFNVYRALRSINPSPYLFYFDYGNFKIFGSSPEAQLIIDEGKAEIHPIAGTFKRTGNDEKDAEIAKQLSADEKENAEHVMLVDLARNDLSRNGSNVKVETYREIQFFSHVIHLVSKVTGTKNPNTPTMQVVADTFPAGTLSGAPKHSAMKLIEECENVNRDAYGGAIGFMDFHGNFNHAIIIRSFVSKNHQLHYQAGAGVVSESKDENELQEVYNKLGALTKALEIAENIE; the protein is encoded by the coding sequence ATGTACACATTAAAGACCAATTACAAAAAACTCCTTGCAGATACCATTACTCCTGTAAGCGTTTACTTAAAGGTAAGGGACAAGTATCCAAATAGCCTACTATTAGAAAGTAGCGACTACCACGCCAATAAAAATAGCTTCTCCTACATTTGTTGCAATCCAGTTGCCTCTATAAGAGTACAGAATGAGGAAATTTTAGAGGAATATCCAGACGGAACTTCAAAAACAACCAAAATCAGTTCAGAGATTAACCTTCCCGAAAAAATTCAGGATTTTGGAAAATTGTTCGATACCGAGGAATCTGACTTTAAATTTATCAATAACGGGCTCTTTGGCTATATTTCTTACGATGGTGTACGCTATTTTGAAGACATAAACATCACCAAGAAAAAAGGCGACCTGGAATTACCAGATATGTACTATGCGGTATACCAAAACATCATCGCCATTAACCATTTTAATAATCAGGCATTTATTTTTAATCACTCCTATAGTGATGATAATAAAATTGAAGAAATCGAACAGCTGATAAGCGTTAAGAATTTTGCCACTTACGATTTTCATCGCGAAGGCGAGACCCAAAGTAACCTTACCGACAAAGAATTTATAGAACAGGTGAAATTCGGTAAAAAACATTGTCATCGTGGTGATGTCTTTCAGATTGTACTTTCCAGACGTTTCTCTCAAAAATTTAAAGGAGACGAATTTAATGTGTACCGTGCTTTACGCAGTATCAACCCTTCTCCTTACCTTTTCTATTTTGACTATGGCAACTTTAAGATTTTTGGAAGTTCGCCAGAAGCTCAATTGATCATCGATGAAGGCAAGGCCGAAATTCATCCTATCGCCGGTACATTTAAACGTACCGGAAACGACGAAAAAGATGCCGAAATTGCCAAACAACTTAGTGCCGATGAGAAAGAAAATGCTGAACATGTCATGCTGGTTGATCTTGCTCGTAATGACCTAAGTCGAAACGGAAGCAATGTAAAAGTCGAAACTTATCGAGAAATCCAATTTTTCTCTCATGTTATTCATTTAGTGAGCAAAGTAACCGGAACCAAAAATCCTAATACGCCAACCATGCAGGTGGTAGCCGATACATTTCCGGCAGGTACATTAAGCGGCGCACCAAAACATAGCGCCATGAAGCTTATTGAAGAATGTGAAAATGTAAACCGTGATGCCTACGGTGGTGCGATTGGATTTATGGATTTTCACGGCAACTTTAACCATGCCATCATTATCAGATCCTTTGTTAGTAAAAACCATCAATTACATTATCAGGCCGGTGCCGGGGTGGTCTCAGAATCTAAAGATGAAAACGAGCTTCAGGAAGTATACAATAAACTTGGAGCATTAACCAAAGCATTAGAAATCGCTGAAAATATAGAATAA
- a CDS encoding YceI family protein produces MKKNIIKGALASVVVIASLAFTSMAKKIDVKESKITWKGEKVTGSHEGTIDLKSGYLDVEDEKILGGEFVIDMTSLQSTDLEGESKGKLEGHLKSDDFFGVANHPEAKLIITTASKKSGNTYGIVGDLTIKGITNPVTFDMVYNGKSANANLIIDRTKYNVRYGSGSFFDNLGDKTIYDEFKIAVDLKF; encoded by the coding sequence ATGAAAAAGAATATCATTAAAGGAGCTTTAGCTTCAGTTGTTGTAATTGCTTCACTTGCTTTTACCAGTATGGCTAAAAAAATTGATGTAAAAGAAAGTAAGATTACCTGGAAAGGCGAAAAGGTAACTGGCAGTCACGAAGGGACCATCGATTTGAAATCCGGATACTTAGATGTAGAAGATGAGAAAATCTTAGGAGGAGAATTTGTGATCGATATGACTTCTCTTCAATCTACCGATCTTGAGGGCGAAAGCAAAGGAAAATTGGAAGGTCACTTAAAATCAGACGATTTTTTTGGTGTTGCCAATCATCCTGAAGCTAAACTTATCATTACCACAGCATCCAAAAAATCTGGTAATACTTATGGTATCGTAGGTGATCTTACAATTAAAGGAATAACCAATCCCGTAACTTTTGATATGGTTTATAATGGGAAATCTGCCAATGCAAATCTTATTATCGATCGTACGAAATACAATGTACGTTACGGCTCTGGAAGTTTCTTTGATAATCTGGGAGATAAAACTATTTATGACGAATTTAAAATCGCTGTGGATTTAAAATTCTAA
- a CDS encoding cell division ATP-binding protein FtsE: MANVVLELKNAAIYQRENLILSEVDVTVNKGDFVYLIGKTGTGKSSFMKTLYGDLPLTEGEGSIVDFNLRKLKEKDIPYLRRKLGIVFQDFKLLTDRNIKDNLLFVLKATGWKDKNNMDQKIDLVLEKVGMKTKGFKFPYQLSGGEQQRVAIARALLNDPELILADEPTGNLDPQTSVEVMEVLQEISRNGNTILMATHDYALLLKYPSKTLKCDGQRVFEVVQKTV, encoded by the coding sequence ATGGCCAATGTTGTTCTTGAACTTAAAAATGCTGCAATTTACCAGCGGGAAAACCTTATACTTTCTGAAGTTGATGTTACGGTGAATAAAGGTGACTTTGTTTACCTTATAGGAAAAACCGGTACTGGCAAAAGTAGTTTTATGAAAACACTTTATGGCGATCTTCCTTTAACCGAAGGTGAAGGCTCCATAGTCGATTTTAATCTTAGAAAATTAAAGGAAAAAGATATTCCTTATTTACGTAGAAAACTGGGCATCGTATTTCAGGATTTTAAGTTGTTGACTGATCGTAATATTAAAGACAACCTACTTTTCGTATTAAAAGCAACAGGCTGGAAAGACAAAAACAATATGGATCAAAAAATTGATCTTGTTTTAGAAAAAGTAGGGATGAAAACCAAAGGTTTTAAATTTCCATACCAACTTTCAGGAGGAGAGCAACAACGTGTAGCGATTGCCCGCGCACTTTTAAATGATCCTGAATTAATCCTTGCCGATGAGCCTACCGGAAACCTGGATCCGCAAACCTCGGTAGAAGTGATGGAAGTATTACAGGAAATTAGCCGTAACGGGAATACTATCTTAATGGCTACTCATGATTATGCATTGTTACTAAAATATCCTTCTAAAACCCTAAAATGTGACGGTCAACGTGTATTTGAAGTAGTGCAGAAAACGGTCTAA
- a CDS encoding rhodanese-like domain-containing protein translates to MRKYLLLFTILLLCSQGCKEVEASEIEMISPEEMLDRMKKDEIQVLDVRSAQQFDDAHIFKAKNIILSESNDNSLFFDTLAKDKPVVIYGKNKGNTKKAIEILKDDGFEEVYELEGGIENWILVGGKVY, encoded by the coding sequence ATGAGAAAATACCTTTTATTATTTACAATTTTGCTCTTATGTTCACAAGGCTGTAAGGAAGTTGAAGCCAGTGAAATTGAAATGATTTCTCCTGAAGAAATGCTGGATCGTATGAAGAAAGATGAAATTCAGGTTTTAGATGTGCGTTCAGCTCAACAATTTGATGATGCCCATATATTTAAAGCTAAGAATATCATTTTGAGTGAAAGCAATGATAATTCTCTTTTTTTTGATACGCTGGCTAAAGATAAGCCGGTGGTGATTTATGGTAAAAATAAGGGAAATACGAAAAAGGCGATTGAAATTCTTAAAGATGATGGCTTTGAGGAGGTATACGAACTGGAAGGAGGAATTGAAAATTGGATATTAGTAGGAGGTAAAGTTTACTAA
- a CDS encoding rhodanese-like domain-containing protein: MKELEQEEWREQLGKDANAAILDVRTEEEVEEGYIPNSKNIDIYKGQGFIDEVEQLDKDKNYYIYCRSGKRSAQACSILDQLGFSNTYNLKGGFMEWEGETAED; the protein is encoded by the coding sequence ATGAAAGAACTTGAACAGGAAGAATGGAGAGAACAGCTTGGTAAAGATGCTAACGCGGCTATTCTTGATGTTAGAACTGAAGAAGAAGTTGAAGAGGGATACATCCCAAATTCTAAGAATATTGATATTTATAAGGGGCAGGGGTTTATTGATGAGGTAGAGCAACTTGATAAAGATAAGAACTATTATATTTATTGCAGATCTGGTAAAAGAAGTGCACAAGCCTGTTCGATCCTTGACCAGCTAGGCTTTTCCAATACTTACAATTTAAAAGGAGGCTTTATGGAATGGGAAGGCGAAACGGCAGAAGACTAA
- a CDS encoding NAD(P)H-dependent oxidoreductase, protein MSSVIKNLKWRYATKKFDASKKIDQEDLEALLEGVQLSASSYGLQPYQIFVIENPEIREKLKSAAWDQTQLTDASQVIVFANHKKLDEAYVDDYIKNIAETRNMSVEDLQGMADMIKNTTLKMEADQQNEWAQKQSYLALGFLLNTAAHLKIDVCPMEGFSAENFDKILGLEEKGLHTAVIACIGYRSEEDDYQHATKVRKSTQDLFHFI, encoded by the coding sequence ATGAGTTCAGTTATTAAAAATCTAAAATGGAGGTACGCCACTAAAAAGTTTGATGCCTCTAAAAAAATCGATCAAGAAGATCTAGAAGCACTTTTGGAAGGAGTGCAATTATCTGCTTCTTCTTATGGTTTACAACCCTATCAGATTTTTGTTATAGAAAACCCAGAGATTAGGGAAAAATTAAAATCTGCAGCGTGGGATCAAACACAACTTACTGACGCATCACAGGTTATCGTATTTGCTAATCATAAAAAACTGGATGAAGCTTATGTAGATGACTACATCAAAAACATCGCAGAAACCAGGAATATGAGTGTTGAAGATCTGCAAGGTATGGCAGATATGATTAAAAACACAACCTTAAAAATGGAAGCCGATCAGCAAAACGAATGGGCTCAAAAACAAAGTTACCTGGCATTGGGCTTTTTACTAAACACAGCTGCACATCTTAAAATAGATGTTTGCCCAATGGAAGGATTTTCAGCAGAGAATTTCGATAAAATTCTTGGCTTAGAAGAAAAAGGGCTTCATACTGCAGTGATTGCTTGTATTGGTTATCGCAGTGAAGAAGATGACTATCAACATGCGACGAAAGTACGAAAATCAACACAGGATTTATTCCACTTTATATAA